The genomic region TAATCATCGTCCAGATGTCTTGCTGTTCAACCAGCTTGGCCTGAATCTGACCGCACTTTTCATCATTAATTAGGCTAAAGCGATAGAGCTGCCGATAAGTGAGATAGCGCCGGTCTAACGAAATGTTAACCGGGAAGGTCACCGGACCATCCGAGGTTTGAAAGAGGTGCCACAGCCGCTTTAAGAGCTGCCAGAGCCCACCACCGTCATTACTGGTAGTCAGGTTGTCACTGGCGGCCTTGCTGACGATGGTTAAGTCACTGACGACAAAGCGGGTAATCCGGTGGGGGACATCGCCGGTAATCACCAGCAAGGGGCGATCGGTCGGCTGACCATCGGCTAGGGCGGCCGAAAGGGCGTCGGTCACTGATGCCAGGCTTGGTTTGGCACCCGGATCAACCTGGATAATGGGCAGCTTGTCTGAACGCCGGACAGTCAAAACTCCGTTTAGGAATTGGCTAAAAACGGTCGAGTCAGCCAGTACCAGGACGCAAGCATCGTTGTCGGTAATGGTCTTGGCCCACTTTTTACCTTGGAAAAAGGCCGTGGACGGTTGGTTAACTTCCTGCCAGTCAGCTAATTGCTGACTGGGAATTAGATTTTTTAAAGTCGATTGGTCGCGGTCTGGCAGGGAACCGTGGGCATCTGAGTGCACAATCACGTAGTACTTAGTCATTTTTGAAAACTTTCATATGAAGATTTGATCAGATAACCGCCAGGCTGCCTTGCCGGTATTTTTAACCTAGGAAGTGGCGGAGTTGGGCCATCCGGTTAATCAGAGCCGTGATGGCAATCGGAGCACCATCCTTAAATTCAACCACCTGTAGGGCGATTTCACCGTGTTGGCGCTCAGCTAAGTTTTGGGGACCAATTTCAAAGTGGAAGGCCTTTTGCAAGATATCGATATCTTCAGCCACTTCTCCCCAAGCCTTGGTCTCAGTCTTGAGGATTTCAAGGGCATCCAGGTTGACATAGCGGGCTAATTCAGTGAAGTCCTCCTCCATGCTAGGGTAGTACTTCTTCAAGACGGCTAACTGGTGGTCAGACAGGCTGGCCAAGGCCCGGCCAAAACCGATAAATTCTGGTGGCACGCCGATTGAATAGAAGGCACCGGTGAAGTTGATGGCCCGGGGCAGTTCAATGTTGTCCACTGAACGGGAATAGCCCAGTACCCCGACGTGCTGACGACGGTCACGGCGCTTAGGGAAGGCCTTAAAGATTGGCTGCATGTCCGGCACAATCTGATCTAGGGTATGGCGGTAGAAGTCGGCTGATTTCTGAGCAATCTCAGTCAGCACTTTTTCATCTTCAGGGTCAATCTTAATTGCTTCAACCTTAGGCAGGTGCTCCTTTAGGTAGGCGATGCCAGCCTTGGTTTCTTCAATACTGAAATCATAGCGGAAGGCCGACTGGACCGTAGCAGTCCGGACGCCGGGGAACTCACGGACATAGCGTTCTACCCGACGAGGGGAGAGGCCACCACGGAAGATGGCTGATCCAGTTCCGGAAATTGGGTAGATTTCAATGTTTTCTTCTTCAGCAAAGCGGTGCAAGCGGGCCAGGGCCAGTTTGTTACCAATGATAGAAGACATGAAGCCAGCTGAAAGGGCTGAATCAGAACCCGCCAAAAAGACCCGGAGGTGCTTAGGCCGGAAGCCAAAATGCTTTTCATGCAGGTCGAGGTATTCCTTTAGAATTTCAGGGGCGTGGTACTGGGTTTCGAAATCCTCAAAGAGAGGAATCATTTCGATGTAAGAACTGTTGTCTTCATCAGGTGTGAAGGTGGCATCCTTAAACTTGGCCAACTTTTCAAAGAGGGTCTGCATTTCCAGGATTTGGTCGGCCCGCTGCGCCATTGGTAGGATGGCTTCAAAAAGAGGGCGCTGGTCAAAGCCTAGGTCATTAGCAAAGTCTTCTGAACTCAAGAAGGCGGTCATGGCCTGCATCAAGTTGTAGCCCTTCTCTTCCCAGATGTTAGGGAAACGGAAGGTCAAAAACTTGTCCCGGCCCAGTTGGTGTTCTTTGAAATAGTCGTAGTGTGTGCTAAAAAGTCGGTCGATGACGGCTGCATCGGCATGCTTACCTTCCCAGTCCCACATGTACTCGTCAACGTCGAGAATCTTGTAGTTTTCATAGGCTTCCGTGGTTTCACGGTAGGCGCTAATGAAAGGCTGCTGGGAGGTATCCCAGAAGGGGGCATTGGCATTATCAGGATGCTGGGTACCCATTATCGTTGGAATTTTTCGTTCGGTCATGCACACTACTCCTTTTCAATCTGATTCAATCTAATGGCTGTTAGGACACAGCCAGTCACTTGTAACTACCATAATAGCAGACTTTAAACTAAAAAAGGCGCCCGCATGTCAAGTTTTGCGGACACCTAAATATTTTTTTAAACCATAATCAACATTGGTAAAATCATGGGTTTACGAGCGGTTTCATCAAAGAGATAACGGGACAGGTCGTCGATAATCGCTTGGCGGATATCAGACTCACTGGCCTTTTTACTGTTCATGACCCGGCGAATGGTGCTAAAGACCACCCGGCGACCATCGTTAATCAGTTCACCGGACTCACGCATGTAAACGAAGCCACGGGACAAAATGTCAGGACCCGAAAGGATTTCCTTGTGGTCCATGTTAATGGTTGCCGTAACAATCACCAGACCATCCTGGGACAGTTTCTGACGGTCGTGTAAGACGACTGAGCCAATGTCACCAATCCCAGAACCGTCGATATAAGTATCTTCGGCAGGGAAGTGCCCAGCGACCCGGCTACCTTCACCATCCAAGGCCAAAACGTCACCGTTTTGCAGGATAAAGGTGTGGTCGGTGGGGACCCCTAGCTCATGGGCCAGGCCAGCGTGGACCTTCAACATCCGGTATTCACCGTGGACGGGCATGAAGTACTTGGGCTTCATCAGGGCCAGCATCAACTTCTGTTCTTCTTGACCACCGTGACCGGAGGTGTGAATGTTGTTGAGCTTACCGTGAATAACGTTAGCGCCACCTTCTTCCAACTTGTTAATCACCGCATTAACAGAGCCGGTGTTACCGGGAATAGGGGAGGATGAAAAGATAACGTTATCCTTGGGCTTCAAGCGAATCTGCTTGTGGGTACCCTCGGCAATTCGGGCCAGGGCAGCCATTGACTCTCCCTGGGAACCAGTCGATAGAATCAAAAGTTCATCATCGGGGATGTTTTTGATTTGGGACTGTTCAACCAGGTACTCATCGGGAATGTTTAAGTAACCCAGGGCCCGACCATTGGTCATGGCCGATTCCATCGAGCGGCCAAAGACCGCGATTTTACGGCCGTGGGCAATGGCTGCATCAGTTGCCATCCGAATTCGGTTCATGTTTGAAGCGAAGGTGGCAAAGATAATCCGCCCGTGCTGCAGCCGGTCAAAGATATGGTTAACCGACTTAGCAACCCAGGCTTCTGACTTGGTCCATTCGGGCCGTTCCGCGTTGGTTGAGTCACTCATCAGCAGCAAAACCCCGTCATGACCGATACGGGCCATTGACCATAAGTTAGGTGGCTGCTTGGTGGTTGGGGTGAGATCGAACTTGAAGTCACCAGTTTCCACGACCGTACCCACCGGGGTGTGCACGGCAACCCCAAAGACATCGGGGATAGAATGAGTGGTCCGGAAGAACTCGACGCTGACCTTGTCAAAGTCAAGGACCGTACCATCGGTGATTTCGTGGAGCTCAACCCGGTTAAGCATCTGCTTTTCTTCGAGTTTGTTTCTGATTAAGGCCATGGCTAGTGGGCCGGCATAAACGGGTACATTGACGGCCTGCAAAAAGTAGGCAATGGCGCCAATGTGGTCTTCGTGTCCGTGAGTAATTACCAGCGCCTTGACCCGGTCAATGTTTTCGACCAGGTAGGAATAATCAGGGATGACGTAATCAATACCGAGTAGTTCGTCTTCGGGGAATTTGATACCGGCATCCACAACGATAATCTCGTCCTGGTATTCGATACCATAGGTGTTTTTACCAATTTCCCCGAGGCCGCCTAGGGCGTAGACGCCAACCTCGTTGGGTTTGATGTCAACAGTGTTCGCCATAGTTAAAACTTTGTAATCTCAAAGTCAGGGCTGGCTTGCTCATAGGTCAATGATTTGTCAGATAACTCTTCGATGTGCTCCACGTTATAGTTAGTGTTTGCTTGAACCTTGGCCATGGCATCAGGCAGGTCAGTTGCCTCGATGTACATGGAATGGGTTTCTTCACGCTTAGGATTGCGGTCAGGATCTTCTTGGAAATATACTTTAAATACCACAATAACCTCCAGTTTCTATTTTTATTTTTTATCACGAACGAAAACCTTATGGTTCAGTATACCATAGTGGGCTTGCCAAATGGCGGTCAATTAAGACTGGTAGCCCAAAAGGGGCCGGTCACTACCGCCCGAGTAGTGCAAGCCTTTTTCTAGTTAAAATCTAGGGAATAACCAGGTTGGTTAGGCCCAAAATCTTTGCCCAATCCGTGTTTTTACGCCCTCTTTCTGGTATACTCGCTATACATAATCTTATTGAATAAAGAGGAATTTAGCTCATGGCAATTGGCATGAATGATTTGAAGACTGGTTTGACGATTGAATACAACAATTCAATCTGGCGTGTTTTGGAATTCCAGCACGTTAAGCCAGGTAAGGGTGCAGCCTTTGTGCGCTCAAAGTTGAAGAACCTGCGGACCGGGGCCGTTCAGGAAGTCACTTTCCGTCCTGGTGATAAGTTCGAACAGGCTGACATTACGACCCGTCCAATGTCATACCTATATGAAGAAAACGGTGGCCGGGTTTTCATGGACACTGAAACCTATGAACAGATCAACATCCCAGATGACAATCTGAAGGATGCCTTGAAGTTTATGTTGGAAGGTATGGAAGTTAAGATTACCATGTTTGGTGGTGAAATCCTGGGTGCTGAGTTGCCATCCACGGTCAACTTGAAGGTCACTGAGACCCAGCCTGGTATCAAGGGCGCTACCGCCACTGGTTCCGGTAAGCCAGCTACTTTGGAGACCGGGGCCGTGATTACGGTTCCTGACTTCGTCAAGGAAGGCGAAACCATCATCGTCAACACCGATGAAGGTGCCTACAAGGGTCGGGCCTAAGTTTTAGGACGGTATTAATCGTTATTAGCAGTATTTTAGGGGTTTAAAATGGTTGGAAGTATTAAAAATCGTGCGGTCGGCAGTCACAACTTTACCCTGCCAACCCACAATGACATTGCTGGGGTTACTCAGGTTACGCCTGGGGCACTGCAGACCATTGCCCAGGGTGCCATTGAAGAAGTGCCAGGTGTCTATGCGATGCGTGGTAGTCTGACTGACAGTTTTAGCAAGGTCTTTGGGGCCAAGATGTTTGGCTCTGGCGTTGAACTCAGCCAAGACGAAGAAGGTTTGGTAATTGACGCCTTTGTCTTCTTGGATTATGGGGTGACAGTCCCTCGGGTGGCTTTGGCTGTCCAGCAGGCCGTGATTGGCCGCCTGAAGAACCAGACCGGTTTGACGGTTAGCCAGGTTAATGTTGAGGTTTCTGGCATTGTGCCGGTAAAGGATAGCCACCAGGTTGATCCTAACCACCTCTTTGATGAGACCGAGGTAAGCGAGTGATGACTGAGACGACCCGTCACAGTGAGCGTCAAGCTGCCTTTCAGATTCTGTTCAACCTGGCCCGTTATGGCCAGGGGACTGACCGGCAGACGGTTTACAACTTGGTTTTGGGTGACCAGCAGCCCAGTGATTTCTTAAATACCATGGTGGAGGGTGTTTTGAACAATACCGCTGACCTGGATGACTTGATTAAGCCCCATCTCAAGGCTGGTTGGTCACTGAAGCGGATTAGCACCACTGACCTGGTTATTTTGCGCTTGGCCCTTTATGAGCTGACCATCCTCAAGGACAGCCCTTATAAGGTCGTTGTTAACGAGGCGGTTGAGCTGGCCAAGGATTTTGCTGACCCAGAAGATGCCAAGTTTGTGAACGGCTTGCTGAAAAATTTTGCACCTGAAACTTAACGATTTAGTTCAAAATACCCAGCTTGCTGGGTATTTTTTATCGTTTTAGTAGAAAGAGGAGTTTTAAGACATGGCAATTTATGATTCCAGCCGTAAGCGGGCCGCCAGCTATGACAGCCACACCCATTTAAACGATGACAAGCTTTTCCATGACGTGGCCGCTTATGTCGGCCGGGCCCACGAATTTGACGTCATGCAGATGAACGTGGTTGGCTATGACGCCCTGGGAAACCAGCGGGCCTTGGAGATTGCCCGCAAATATGAGGGCATCCAGGCGGTCTTGGGTTACCAGCCCGAAGACAGCGTGGATTTTGATCAGGCCGCCCAGGATACGTTGGCTAAGCAGTTAAAAGACGACCAGGTGGTTGGCGTGGGGGAGACCGGCCTGGATTATCACTGGGATACGCCGGTTGATGTCCAGATGGCAGCCTTCCAGACCCACCTGGACCTGGCTAAGAGTCTAGACTTGCCGGTTATCATTCACAACCGCGAGGCCTTTCAGGATGTTTATGACCAGCTGAAGGCCAGCCAAATTCACCGCGGGGTCATCCACAGTTTTTCAGGTACCCCGGAACAGGCCCAGGCCTTTGCCGACTTAGGTTTTTACATTTCCTTTAGTGGGGTGGTCAGCTTTAAGAAGGCACCCGAAGTCCGGGCTGCTGCCCAGGCCTTACCCCATGACCAAATCCTAGTTGAAACCGACGCGCCCTACCTGGCCCCCGTCCCTAAGCGGGGCCAAACTAACGAGCCCGCCTTTGTGGCCTATGTCATCGATAGCTTGGCCGAAACCCTGTCAATGACCGCTGACGAAGTGGCCGATTTTACCCGGCAAAACGCCCAGCGCCTCTTTTTAAACCATGACTGACATAGTGCCTATTCGTGAATTTATCGTGGTTGAGGGCCGGGCGGATACCCAAAATCTCAGTCGGGCCGTGATCGCGGACACGATTGAAACCGGGGGGAGTGCCTTAAATGAAGTCACCCTGGACCGGATTGCACAGGCAGTCAAAACCCGCGGGGCGATTGTCCTGACCGATCCGGACTTTAATGGCCTGCGACTTCGCCAAAAAATTTTAGCAGCGGTACCTGGCTGTCTAGAAGCCTTCATTAGTCAAGACCAGGGGCGGGCGGCCCGGGATAATCCCCACAAGTCCTTGGGGGTTGAGCATGCCAGTCCGGCTGTGATTCAGGCGGCCTTAGCAGCAGTGGTCCACCCGAGTTCAGCCGGGCTGGCTTCAGATATTGACCGGGATTTTCTGCTCCAGGCGGGTCTCTTGGGCGGTCCGGCGGCGAGTGCTAAGCGGCAGCTAGTCGGTGAGCAGCTGCATCTGGGCTATAGTAATGGCAAACAGTTCTACCGCCGCCTGAGGGCTTATGGTTATCAACAGGCCGATGTCTTAGCGGCTTTGAAAGGAAAGTAAATGTCCAAATCAATTGATATTGGCAGTCCAACCCGGACTCAGGCCATCTTAAATGAGTACGGTTTGCGGGCTAAGAAGAAGTTGGGCCAAAATTTTTTGACCGACGGCAATGTCTTGGCCCATATCGTCGATACGGCGGCAGTAACTGATACGGATCTGGTAGTTGAGATTGGACCCGGCATCGGGGCCCTAACTGAGCACTTGGCCCGTCAAGCCCGGGACGTTTTAGCGGTGGAAGTTGACCCCCAGATGATTGAAGTGCTGGATGAGACCATGCTGCCTTACCAAAACGTCCACGTGGTCGAGGCCGATGTCTTAAAAACCAACCTGGCTGACCTAGCCCAGACAGCCTTTGGTCAGGCGGGCCCCTTAAAAATTGTTGCTAACCTGCCGTACTACATCACCACGCCGATCTTGATGCACCTCCTGGCGGCCGGTTTGGACTGGACAAACATGGTGGTGATGATGCAAAAAGAAGTGGCTGAACGCCTATCGGCCCCAGTTGGCAGCAAGGAATACGGCGTTTTGACCCTGATGCTGACCTACTATGCCCGGGCCGAACTAGCCTTTATCGTGCCGGCCCGTTCCTTTAGCCCAGCACCCAGGGTGGATAGTGCCGTCGTCAAGTTAGTGCCGATTAGGGACGGTGAGACGGTTGAGAATCCAACCGCCCTCTTTGACCTGATTAAGGCCTGCTTTGCCCACCGGCGCAAGAGCTTGTGGAACAACTTATTGCAACGTTATGGGAAGGCCCCGGACACCAAGGAGCGCCTGACTGCGGCCTTGTCCCAGGCCGAAATTGACCCAGGAATCCGGGCTGAACGGTTAACCCTAGCTGACTTTATCCGGCTTTACCGGGCGGTACAGGCATAAACAGTTGTCAATTAGGCATAGTTGACAAGTGCGAGGGCCTAAATTTGAGAAAAATTTAATATTGTGCTAAACTGGTATATGTCTTTACGCGAAAGGTGGAGTACTAAATGCCAACGAATTTAGCAGATATAAAATCCCAGCTGGAGGCTCACGTAGGTGAAGAGGTCACGGTCGTATCACAGGCCGGCCGCAAGAAGGTAACGGAACGCTCAGGAATTTTACGTTCAACCTTCCCCTCCCTCTTCGTCGTCGAATTGAATGATGAGACACGTTTTGACCGGGCATCTTATAGTTATACCGATATCTTAACGAAGAATGTCGCTATTACTTTTGCTGACTAGCAGCTGTTGTCAAAAAAGCCCCAAAAGGGGCTTTTTTTTATCAAGAAAATGAAGCAGATTTATGCAGTGAGGCAAAGCGATGAATAAGCAGGTCTTGTACGCCGTGCTGACCCTGGCCCTGATTCCAATCGGTTGTGCCCTGGTTGCTTGGCATATCCTGGCCCATCCGGCGACGGTTCAATCAGCTCGGGTCCGGGTGGTGAGCGATAACTGGGCCCTGACCAGTTTAACAACCAGTCTAGCTGGTAAGCGTACGCAGATTGATACTTTTACTGGACCCATTAATAGCGGTCATGAACAAAATCGACTCCAAGAGGCCGAGCTGGTTTTGGCGGCTGGCCACCAGGATGAACTGATTAGCAAGGTGGACCAGTGGACCCTAAAACCTAAAATCACGATTGCCAGTGATTACCAGGAGCCAGCTGGCCCCAATGTTCCCTGGTTAGATCCAGATTTCACCAAGCGCCTCACCGGGGCGCTAACGGATGATTTGGCCGATGTCGACCCGCATAGCCGGGATACTTACTTGCAGAAACAGACTAAGGTTAATCAGACCCTGACTCAGTCGATTAAGGTTAAGGATCAGATTAAAAAGGTGGCCCAGGGGCAAACTTACCTGAACCTGGGGAACCGGGATTGGACTGACTTGGGCTTCTTGGGCTTGAAAAAGCTGAGTCAGCCCAGTCCTGACCAGTGGGATGATGATGCTTGGAATAACTTTAATACCGTCTTATCCCAGGGCCAGGTCAAATTCCTATTAATTGACCAGGACAGTGCGCGCAGTGCTGATGGTCAGCTGGTCCTTTCACAGGCGGCTCAGGCCGGGGTACCAACCCTGATTTGGCAGGACTACGGTAACGGTTCAACTAGTTTTTTGAACTGGCAGTTACAGAAATTGAAGTTGATTCAAACCACCCTTGATGGGACAAAGAAGGAATAAATTATGGTGACAATTGCAGCCCGTGATTTGGGTATCCGCTACGGCAAGACCAGTATCTTGTCGGATGTTAATTTTCAAATTCAGTCTGGTTCCTTCGTGGTCATTTTAGGGGATAACGGGGCCGGGAAAACCAGTCTGATTCGTACGATTTTAGGGCAAACCCAACCCAGTACCGGGACGTTAACCGTC from Leuconostocaceae bacterium ESL0723 harbors:
- the rsmA gene encoding 16S rRNA (adenine(1518)-N(6)/adenine(1519)-N(6))-dimethyltransferase RsmA; translated protein: MSKSIDIGSPTRTQAILNEYGLRAKKKLGQNFLTDGNVLAHIVDTAAVTDTDLVVEIGPGIGALTEHLARQARDVLAVEVDPQMIEVLDETMLPYQNVHVVEADVLKTNLADLAQTAFGQAGPLKIVANLPYYITTPILMHLLAAGLDWTNMVVMMQKEVAERLSAPVGSKEYGVLTLMLTYYARAELAFIVPARSFSPAPRVDSAVVKLVPIRDGETVENPTALFDLIKACFAHRRKSLWNNLLQRYGKAPDTKERLTAALSQAEIDPGIRAERLTLADFIRLYRAVQA
- a CDS encoding DNA-directed RNA polymerase subunit epsilon, whose translation is MVFKVYFQEDPDRNPKREETHSMYIEATDLPDAMAKVQANTNYNVEHIEELSDKSLTYEQASPDFEITKF
- the rnmV gene encoding ribonuclease M5, with the translated sequence MTDIVPIREFIVVEGRADTQNLSRAVIADTIETGGSALNEVTLDRIAQAVKTRGAIVLTDPDFNGLRLRQKILAAVPGCLEAFISQDQGRAARDNPHKSLGVEHASPAVIQAALAAVVHPSSAGLASDIDRDFLLQAGLLGGPAASAKRQLVGEQLHLGYSNGKQFYRRLRAYGYQQADVLAALKGK
- a CDS encoding TatD family hydrolase, giving the protein MAIYDSSRKRAASYDSHTHLNDDKLFHDVAAYVGRAHEFDVMQMNVVGYDALGNQRALEIARKYEGIQAVLGYQPEDSVDFDQAAQDTLAKQLKDDQVVGVGETGLDYHWDTPVDVQMAAFQTHLDLAKSLDLPVIIHNREAFQDVYDQLKASQIHRGVIHSFSGTPEQAQAFADLGFYISFSGVVSFKKAPEVRAAAQALPHDQILVETDAPYLAPVPKRGQTNEPAFVAYVIDSLAETLSMTADEVADFTRQNAQRLFLNHD
- the ppcA gene encoding phosphoenolpyruvate carboxylase, coding for MTERKIPTIMGTQHPDNANAPFWDTSQQPFISAYRETTEAYENYKILDVDEYMWDWEGKHADAAVIDRLFSTHYDYFKEHQLGRDKFLTFRFPNIWEEKGYNLMQAMTAFLSSEDFANDLGFDQRPLFEAILPMAQRADQILEMQTLFEKLAKFKDATFTPDEDNSSYIEMIPLFEDFETQYHAPEILKEYLDLHEKHFGFRPKHLRVFLAGSDSALSAGFMSSIIGNKLALARLHRFAEEENIEIYPISGTGSAIFRGGLSPRRVERYVREFPGVRTATVQSAFRYDFSIEETKAGIAYLKEHLPKVEAIKIDPEDEKVLTEIAQKSADFYRHTLDQIVPDMQPIFKAFPKRRDRRQHVGVLGYSRSVDNIELPRAINFTGAFYSIGVPPEFIGFGRALASLSDHQLAVLKKYYPSMEEDFTELARYVNLDALEILKTETKAWGEVAEDIDILQKAFHFEIGPQNLAERQHGEIALQVVEFKDGAPIAITALINRMAQLRHFLG
- the efp gene encoding elongation factor P — its product is MAIGMNDLKTGLTIEYNNSIWRVLEFQHVKPGKGAAFVRSKLKNLRTGAVQEVTFRPGDKFEQADITTRPMSYLYEENGGRVFMDTETYEQINIPDDNLKDALKFMLEGMEVKITMFGGEILGAELPSTVNLKVTETQPGIKGATATGSGKPATLETGAVITVPDFVKEGETIIVNTDEGAYKGRA
- the nusB gene encoding transcription antitermination factor NusB; this translates as MTETTRHSERQAAFQILFNLARYGQGTDRQTVYNLVLGDQQPSDFLNTMVEGVLNNTADLDDLIKPHLKAGWSLKRISTTDLVILRLALYELTILKDSPYKVVVNEAVELAKDFADPEDAKFVNGLLKNFAPET
- a CDS encoding ribonuclease J, producing MANTVDIKPNEVGVYALGGLGEIGKNTYGIEYQDEIIVVDAGIKFPEDELLGIDYVIPDYSYLVENIDRVKALVITHGHEDHIGAIAYFLQAVNVPVYAGPLAMALIRNKLEEKQMLNRVELHEITDGTVLDFDKVSVEFFRTTHSIPDVFGVAVHTPVGTVVETGDFKFDLTPTTKQPPNLWSMARIGHDGVLLLMSDSTNAERPEWTKSEAWVAKSVNHIFDRLQHGRIIFATFASNMNRIRMATDAAIAHGRKIAVFGRSMESAMTNGRALGYLNIPDEYLVEQSQIKNIPDDELLILSTGSQGESMAALARIAEGTHKQIRLKPKDNVIFSSSPIPGNTGSVNAVINKLEEGGANVIHGKLNNIHTSGHGGQEEQKLMLALMKPKYFMPVHGEYRMLKVHAGLAHELGVPTDHTFILQNGDVLALDGEGSRVAGHFPAEDTYIDGSGIGDIGSVVLHDRQKLSQDGLVIVTATINMDHKEILSGPDILSRGFVYMRESGELINDGRRVVFSTIRRVMNSKKASESDIRQAIIDDLSRYLFDETARKPMILPMLIMV
- a CDS encoding Asp23/Gls24 family envelope stress response protein, with the translated sequence MVGSIKNRAVGSHNFTLPTHNDIAGVTQVTPGALQTIAQGAIEEVPGVYAMRGSLTDSFSKVFGAKMFGSGVELSQDEEGLVIDAFVFLDYGVTVPRVALAVQQAVIGRLKNQTGLTVSQVNVEVSGIVPVKDSHQVDPNHLFDETEVSE
- a CDS encoding Veg family protein, whose amino-acid sequence is MPTNLADIKSQLEAHVGEEVTVVSQAGRKKVTERSGILRSTFPSLFVVELNDETRFDRASYSYTDILTKNVAITFAD